Below is a window of Solanum stenotomum isolate F172 chromosome 7, ASM1918654v1, whole genome shotgun sequence DNA.
gtcggtgagcctcattgcttacggaggatccctttttattgcttttcagTATTTAGTTCATCAGGATGTCGTgagtcttgtcctgacatcaatctcagttattagaggcttcatagatagacaatcaGTTAGTTCGtttgtctttacttttttaTTGGCTTATgctcagatttgagttgccactttggctaagttaaatgtttatttctaaaatattctgagtttagtttgagacagttgaattatcttgcatttgagttcttttcttaatgcttaaagtcttccgtTAAGTAAGTNCTTGTTGTAGAATTcatctcgcatactcgtacattcaatgtagtaatgccatttggcctgcatttttttatgatgcagacacaagtaaccaggatcaacatccagtgcatcgttgattctagttgagctccagagtttgtcggtgagcctcattgcttacggaggatccctttttattgcttttcagtatttagttcattaggatgtcgtgggtcttgtcctgatatcaatctcagttattagaggcttcatagatagacaatcaATTAGTTCGtttgtctttacttttttattggcttatgttcagatttgagttgccactttggctaagttaaatgtttatttctaaaatattctgagtttagtttgagacagttgaattatcttgcatttgagttcttttcttaatgtttaaagtcttccgctaagtaagtaagtcaggctaagggttcgcttggggacatcaatggttctcgagtgccagtctcgTCCAAaatgtaggctcggggtgtgacacatATAACTTAGAAGTTGAGTCATTTAAAATTCTATTGACCATCCCAtgttatttttcctaaatgaaTTGGGTCAAGATgtgttaaatttaaattaaacattttaaattggcgatagttttttttttcgaatCTGTCATATGTCCATGTGAAAATTTTATgtatagcaaatataaaattcataattgtatgctATGGCTATACTTTATATAATTGTACTCCGTAGCAAAATTTGTGTTTGCTATGAAGCTGTGTTTTTGTATATCTCGATATTCCTTCATTTTAATatacattttgatttttttaaaaattaaataaaaggtgATAATTTTGgttagaaaaaaaggaaaaaaatcgtTAAAGTCACGCGCATTATGTTTCAATAAAATTTCGTTCCTTCTACGTCTTCTTCAACAGTAAGAACTCCAATGTAACTCAGTTCAGAAAATCGATCAAGTTGTTGACAGTATTGTACAAACAATCGAGATCATATTGATTTTAGAGATAACAACAAGAGGTAATTTTATGTTGAAAAAATActctgattttgtttttttctggTCAAAATTGGTGTTCAGCGTGTATTCAAAATCAGATTTCCTTTTAAACTTTCATCAATTGAAATTGAATGTAGATTCAGAGGTGTATATTTTGTTCGTAATAGAGTTTAACACCtatgatttcaaaatttatatagttattttGAATTCTAAGAAAATTTGTGATTATCAAATTTTCTGGATGATattgttgattattttgaatttttgatcgCAGATTCACTTTTTTCACAGTCATATTTTTCTTCGAATTTGTATATTTGGTGTTGAAACTATGAATGACGATGAAATTGTATTATGATTTGTTAAGAGTTTATACGTATAGGTGTTTTGATATGATTCAATCAAATATGTATAATTCGTATATGAAAATGTTGactatttatttgaatttgtatatctATACAGTACAGGTTCGTCCTTAGTTTGGATATAtgattatgtatatttttatataattttgtaaattgtatatttgtataaagctTTAATTTGTGTATATAATCGTTTATATAAGTGTATATTggaaatatgtatataaatgaAAAACTGAATTCGTTgtaatttatatacatataccTATTAGTGTTGTTGTGAGTTGTATAAGTATATGAAACTGTTGagtatttattcaaatttgtatatttatacagTGCAGGTTCGTCCTTAGTTTGGATATATGATTCTGTATGttcttatataattttgtaaattgtatatttgtataaagctTTAATTTGTGTGTATAATCATTTATATAAGTGTATATTGGGAAAATGTATACAAATGAAAAACTGAATTCGCTgtaatttatatacatataccTATTAGTGTTGTTGTGAGTTGTATAAGTATATGAAATAGTTGACTATTTATTcgaatttgtatatttatacagTGCAGGTTCGTCCTTAGTTTGAATATTTGattatgtatatttatatataatagacATATGTATATGTCAATTATTTTAGGTTTGTCaattgtatatttgtataaagctTTAATTTGTGTATATAATCGTTTATACAAGTATATATTGGGAATATGTATATAACTGAAAAACTAAATTCGTTATAATTTGTATAAGTATatgttctttttgttgttgCGATTCTCAGTCatataaatgtatatgtatatataacttaatttttttatacaaaaattataaaagtggcTTCATTAGCTGTGTTGGTTATGCATTTTGGTAGATGGGACAGTGACAATCGTTACGTTGGTTATACTATTGAGgggatgattttaaaagaaagttCATCGTATAAGGAGTTATATAATGTTATTGCAACGCAACTCGGGGttgatatgaatatgattaagcTGAAAATTGAGTATAGGGTTGAGGAAGCAACACACCAATGTTGATTCACAACGACATGAGTATTAAAGTGTATATCATGCTTAAAAAGGTTGCAAATGACTTCAACACGTATCCAATTTGTATAAGCAAACTAGATAATAGTAACAATACCACTGAACTGTGTGAAAGTTCAAATCAGGAAAAGGATATGGTTAGATCTATTTGTATAAATGGTATTGCTGAATTTAAGACTAGGCAGATGACAATTGGTGAATTGGTAGAGCTGCTTTGTGTTTTGGGGTCAGGGAGCTGCGATAGAGTCATTTCAGATCCATGTAATAAGTATGTGGAGGTTGATCAAGTGTATAAGGTCAAAGCCACTTTGAAATATGTGATGGAAAtatatacaattgaaaagagATTTCAATATAGGGTAGTGAGGTCAAATGCAATCAGGTAGATAGTTTGTACATACGAATACATAACggtatattttgttttaattattcatatattGATGTGTTATGATGTATTTGATGTTGTAGTTATATGCTGGAATGTATTTCTGAGGAATGTGAGTGGTTAATGAAAGCATCAAATATCAACAAGTCTGGAATAATTAAGATCCGAGCATTTAATACAAATCATACTTGTCCTTTGAAGGATAAAGTATATTCACAAAAACATGCAACAAGCATGTTGATTGGTGGGATTGTTAAGCCTAAGCTTGTTGATCACAAGAGAAAATATACACCTTCTTATATTCAGAGTGATGTGAAAATATATCTCGGAGTTGATGGTAATTACTCGTTGGCTTGAAGGGCTAAAAAGAAGGCTTTGATTTCCTTGAGGGGCACCACTTCTGCATCTTACAACAAACTTCCTGCATACTTGTATATGATGGATATTACATATCCAGGCTCGCATATACGTCTGAAGAAAACTgacaaaaatgagtttttatatctttttgttGCATTGAATAGTTTCGTACAAGGCTTTAATCATTGCAGGGTTGTAATCGTTGTTGATGGAAGTCACCTAAGAGGACCGTATAATGGGACGTTTGTGGCAGCAAATACAATGGATGGAGCAGGTATGTTTCAGTGTGTTTTGAATGTATATTTTTGATTGTATgttaatttgtatataaataaaaatgtaggacATATTTTCCCATTGACCTATGGTATCATTGATTCATAAAATGACGCCGCTTGGACTTGGTTCTTTGTACAACTAAGGGAGGCTTATGGGGAAATAAATAATATGCGTGTTGTCTCTGATAGAAATGAGAGCAATATAAAGGCAGTGACAAAAATGTATAATAATGTGTCGCATTATGCTTGTATGTGGCACTTGTGGGATAATGTTCAAAAGAAATTTAGAAAGTCCTCCAAGGAGCTAAGTCTTGTATACTATGCAATGCCAAATACATGCAATAAACTTGATTTTGATAAACTACTGGATACCGTAGAAAAGGTTGATGTAAGAGTTAAAAATATTTGGAGTTGGCTGGATATGATAAGTGGGCTAGGTGTCATGCACAGACTCATCGGGAATGGGCTATGACGCCTAATATTACAGAGAGTATAAATGTTGCACTAATGTCTGTGAGGAAATTACCAATTTTTGATTTTCTGGAAGAAGTTAGACTGATGTTTGGGAGATGGAATCATGATAACAAACACGAGGCAGTATGCACATTTACTCCGTTGattgaaaaatttcaaaatatactGGTCGAAAATAAAGCAATGAGCACACGAATGGAGGTatgttttatgtatatttaatatTGATTAATCagtttttaattgttttaaacttgtATATATACAGTTATAAGACTAttagaattaatatatatatacaattgcataaatttatacatatacataaaccTGTTTGTATGAAACAGGTTGTGTCGTCgactaaatatatatacaatgtgACTGATGATGGTAGGAGTTTTGTGGTCTGTTTAAAGAATAAAACATGTAGCTGTGAAAAGTTTCAATACGAAGAAATATCATGTGAACATGCTTGGGTTGTGCTGAAGCGAAAAAGTCTAATAGTTGATGGATATTGCTTGGATTTGTATAAACTAAtgacaattttaaagatttatgAGCTATCGATTTATCCATTGCCTGATGTAGCAGAATGGGTGATACCTGAATACATAATGTATGATGAAGTTCAGCCTCCAAAGTTCAAAGGACCTCCGGGAAGGTCAAAAAAGAAACCTCGTGCAAAAACAATACGTGAATTGCTCGGTCTCAAAGGGCAGCATACATGTAGCACATGTGAAGTTGCAGGTCACAATAGGCGTTCGTGTAGAAATAGGCCTCAAGAAGTTTAATGAGCTCTTTCTATTATACGGGAGTGTAATTTTGGATTTTATAGATACTTGAATGTTATTCGCAACTGATTTTGTGTTTAAAACTATATGAGTTGGAATGGTAATGATGGAATAAATTTGTTATGTCCTATTAATAGTGAgcatttttgttcttctttttgtattcattctatTGTATATAGTATGAGTTTTTGTTGTCTGTATATATTGTCTATCATATAcaaaaattgtatatgtataagttatattgaatatattattctcTTTGTATTTATGCTCGTACAAATAATTCTATGTGTATTTGCTCGATTGAAATATTTTCCTCTAGATTTATACAGTTAATGTATGAAGTAACATACATGTATTAGTAAagatcataattttaaattgtatagaataattttttaaaaaatattctatttgtataaaataCATGTGAAAAAATAAGTACTTAATTAtgttgatttgtataatttttgaagTGTTAATCTGCATATATaatgaaattaacaaaaataaagaagtaaaaGACTTAAAATGAGCAAGTGAGTATATTACAACCAAAAAATTGGAAGTTCAAAACCTTCAAGGTTATTATGCATGTCATTTGCATATACAAAACAAAACAGAATTTAGTACTACTATTCTAATTAATTGTGATCCTTTCACTACTATCACAATCTATGTGAATCCTAATAGGCCTTTTTGGTGCCTCGTTGTCATTAGTGGCATCGGCTTGGATCTTTTGCATTCCATAATTTCACAACAATGCAACGTATCAAATACGTATGATCTCTGAATCAAAGAAATTTGGAACCCCATTTCCATTACTGATATGCTTTGCATAAGCAGCAACATATACTCCACAATCGCTGAAAATAAACACACATCATATTGTATATATAGAGAAATTGTTGTACCGCTACTAATGCAATAACTATTGATATTACAGATTATACAGACAATTTCAAATGTATAATTGTTTACATtgtatgtagaaatacaaaatttatgtaTGTGTATAAATTTGTGCAATTGTATATGTCTAAATGAACATTATACAAAAAGTTTCCTTATACAAATGCAAGAACTTATAcataaacaatgcacaaaatTGTATcaaatgtataaatatttatactGTATAAATAGAGAAATTGTTGTTCCTCTACTAATACAATAACTattaatattatacattatacaaacaaTTTCAAATGTATAATTGTTTATATTGTATGTATAGTGAAATAttgctattttatacatttagtTTGGATATTAAACATAGTGACTATACACAACtatataaacaaacaaatacaaGTCATAAATCAACACAGAAAATATCAGAATAATATACAAAAGtaacatatacaaaataatgattatacaaatacctcATCATGCTCCAATGAGCTAGAAACAACCACttcatttctttttgcattgtCACTTGTATAATTAgttgttttttctttccttttttttacttGACCTAACAGTAGACTGATCTTTCTTACCTCCCTCCACAATTCTGATGTCAGATTGCTTCGATTTTGCACTAATTTCCTCCAATCTGATTAGgtcatttttcaatttggaTCCGAGCTCTTGCATTGCGTTGGATATTTGACATTGAACTTGCAACCTCCTCAAAATCCTGAGTTAGACCCAAGAAAAACGATGGTtgttcaacaatatttttgtcatGCAAGTGTATACCTCTTGTCAATCTTTTAGATGGAGACTGTGCATCCATTGCATGAATGAAAACTCTGTATGGATGATGAATTGATATGAAAAATAGcttgaaaaactaaaaaaaaaatagacaaaattttaaattaatcgaTTGAGATAAGTTTTGGCGGtacctgaaatttttaaaatcGCAATTGGGAACGTGGTGGTGaagatttgaattttcaaaCTGATTTTGGGGAGAAAATTTAGGAGAAATTAAAGGAAATTGGAGATATAAACGAGATGAAGAGAATTGTATAAAAGGAATAATGTtagttttttatgtttttatttatacaaattcGTGGGGCCCATTAATAGCAAATTGATCGAGACCTTGCTCGTCAAAGGAAATAAATGAAACAAtagctaatttatttattttaaattaatagtttgccaTTATGTACAATTTCCCCTAAAATTTATAATGCCAAAGTATAATgaaaacatataataataaatatatataaaaattaattttataataaattatatacatttgCCCCTTTTTTGTCTTTCTCTAAAAAGTCCAGAGGTGAAAAAGGAGCTTTTCTAATTTATTATACTATGTACTTCAGTAATTTATAAAAATCCTGCGCGGCTTTGAATACACTTCGTAACAGTAGCCGGAACAAATCTTCCGGTAGAGGAAAATTCCAGCGAGTGCTATACAAATTACAGAAGCATCCGTTTCTCCGGCAACTGTCGCTTTTCCAAATTCATTGCTTTTCACAAGCATATGATAAAGCACAGCAAGTTGAAGCTCAGAGAAAACTAGGGTTCCACTTTTGCCTTCAGCAATGGTGGGAATGATGTCTCCGATTTCCAGAGAAAGGATAACGAGTTTACTCAATGCTGCCAAGTTCGCTTCCGACGTTCCATCGAAGCTTCATAGCTTGCGCCGGCTCAAAGATGAGCTCTCTGGCGCTGGCGGTCCTTTGCTCAAAGAATTCCTCCCTACTCTCATCGACCTCGTTTCCGATCGGTTTAGTCCAGTTCGTAAATTAACCATTCAGTACGTTTCCATTACTCGCTGTCTTTCTCTGCAATTGAATACATGTAATTCTGATTTGTTGTCCATTTTACAGTCCTGCAACTATTAGATTATGCGAATAATTAGAAAACTGCAAGTTATTGAATAAATGAGCGCAAATAGAGTGAGGATTTATATGCAAACCCCAGCTAGCTTGGGTAGTCCATGGAGATTGGAGCAATTGTTGAGTATGTGAAAAACATATGACCCTgttgattctttttttaaatgtgaaaacctAGAAATATGCCACTGTGGAATGCTCCAATAAAAGCTTTATTACttgatgaaaaagaagaagctccAATAAAAGCAATCGAAGTGGAAATGTTTTACTTTGGTGCTGGGGGATTCAAATGAAGGTGCCATTCTTTAGCTGTTAGTTATTGAGGCAAAGCAACACTCAGTGGAATGCTCTATGGTCTTTTACTTGCTGCATTGgaattttgataaatttcaaGTCAAAGTAACTTGTAGCATTGGTGGCTTACCTACtgtagaattttaaattaaattttggttaTTGGTCATGTCTGTTAAGCCTTTCAAGACATCAAGAGATGCCCTTTACACTGCCAGCATAATTGTTTCATGAGCTTACCTATATCTCATATAAACACTCTTCCATAGCATGAAATTTCCGTACCAATTTGGTCCTTATATTTCAACTGAACGCCTTTTCATTCTATACGTGGCATGCTCTCTTGGATGCTGTCTAACCCATTACAGTTTCagaactgaatactgaaatcaTCTGCCCTACAAGCATAAGCAGGCTTCTAtctttaaagcatgttttgcaatCCACTAGATTTCTCAACTCCATATCATGAGGAGGAAAATTAAAAAGATGCGTTATTTGTTCAGGATGGTTGGTTGTATTGGATTCGAACATGGAGAATTGTTACCTGATATCATACCTGTGTTGATCTCTGCCTTGAAGGATGATACCCCAGCTGTTGCTCGACAAGCAATCACTTGTGGAATTGGTATATTTCGGTGTACTCTAGTCAAAGTTGCAATCCAGGTAGTTGACTATTTCAGATATGAAATCTGAACATCAAATAtgtgtcattttcttttgaCCAGGTTTCAGATCGTTAGAGATCAATTATCTGCAACTTTAGCTTATTGGATCCGCCATTATCATGCTCACATAAGCAATTTATTGTGTACTTCCACAGTTACATCTCTAACCAAATAACTTGATTGTTAATTGTCTGCCTTTCTGTTGGAATAGCAATGGGATCTAACCTTCCGTCCTGGAATTCAAATATGCCATGATTGCTATTACTCACTGTCACAAAAGAATGACATGGTTTGATGTGCAAAGGTCAAGCTGTCAAATTTACGCATTTATCAATCCACTGACTTTTTCaggaataaaatttgtatattcaAGGAGTACTGGATATTATACTTAAGAATCTATCAAAAAAGAACCTTGATAATATACTATAgatctcactttatacaaattagAAATATTAAGTTGTAATACTTACCAGATATGGTATATGTTTCAAAGCATTATTCAAGATCCTTGGGTGGTGCCTGAGCATACTGCTGACCTACTAAACTGTTGGATGAGAAGAGGGGAGAGTAAAACACAGAAAGAAATGGTGGAATCTAGTTCCATCTTGCATATGGTGGTCaatttggaaggaaagaaaCAATAGGTTCTTTAAGAATATTACTAACCCAATGCGGAAAGTTAAAGAAAACTGCATTAATACtctatatttttggtgtaaagaagagGGTATATATGAAGTAGATCAGGTAGTAGATTTCCTAGGCTCTTTGTAATCATGACTACTTGGcctttgaattttattttttatttttgtttggttgCCAGCATACCCTCATTGCTGATGAATACAACtttaccattctcaaaaaaaatacttacccttcaaaaaaatataagttatataaaagaaatttagtCGACCAAAAGCTGTTGATTTATGATAGTAAtaatgtcaaaaataaaatttggggAGTACATCATGTGTTAAAATTTGTAATAAAGCAGCAGGCTACTTTATGATCATTACGGCATTACCTTGACTAAAAATGCAGTTTTGAGACATTGTGATCACAGatgcttttatttttgtataaatcgAACTTAGTTCCGTCcactatttttcttccttttcatttataaaatatcTTATCCATATAAATATCATATAACATTCATCTTTAGAGTAAAATTATCTATGAATAGTTTTTTCAATTGCAAACTGCATCATGAGAATGAAAACCATTTCCCAATGTTCTTCCAATGAGTATTGCTGTTATATCATTACTGCATACTTCATTACatttttgatgatttgatatttttttgttaattggaGTAGTAAAAATGCATATTTTCTCTAGTCTCATATCCTGTACTTTGCACACTGATatattcttgaacttttgaatcCCTATCTCAATAATAGGGCTTGTTTTCAAGTCAATTGGATGGTTCTCTTGAATCAGCATGGGCCTTGATGCTGAAGTTTAGGGAGGAGATATACACAATGGCATTTCAGGTATGTAGTTTTGTTGAAACCATTTCATACATTCATCTACCTTCTCTTTGGGATCTAACTCTCCAAACACGACGATAAGCCTGCAAGTGATGGAAGAAAATTGCTTGCGCTGAAGTTTGTGGAATCTGTCGTGCTACTTTACACACCTGATCCTAGTGTCGGTTCGGAGCCACCACCTGCTTTGGACATTAAAGGTATTAAATGCTTTTTGAAAGTGAAGTGAGTAAATAACTTGTGATATCTTCTAAAGTAAGTTGTTTGTGCTTTATGATTGTTGTTTAACCAAATTggtatcttattatttttttagggaAGTTTGAACAATTCAATGTATCGTGGCTTCGCGGAGGTCATCCAGTTCTAGATATTGGGGATTTGTCTTTTAAAGCAAGCCAAAGTTTGGGTTTATTGCTTGATCAGCTTAGATCTCCTGCAGTGAAGTCAATTACTAACTTGATGATCATTGTTGTGATTAAATGGTGATGAtctatctttctttcttaatgGGCTTGCATTGTGGAGacccattattttttatactacAACTTCTATATAATTTGTTGCTTTTACCTTTTCTGATGAAGTATCTTGTTCCGTTTATCCACAGTCTTTCAGAAATTGCGACTAAAAGGCCAGCTTTTTACGGTCGTATTCTGCCAGTTCTACTTAGCCTGAGTCCTTCAAGCTCCGACGGCAATAAGATGCATGTTTCTGGGGTATACCGTGCTTTGAAGATAGCCTTCATTTCTTGCTTGCATTGTACACACCCAGGAGCTGCACCGGTAATTAGTTTCATTTTTCCTAATTAGAATCCAATATGCTTCTGTACTTATTTTGATTGGCCAAATAGTATGGCCCTTGCTGGGTTTGATCATAATGACTCTGCATCACAGAAATGTTTCGTTGGCTCAAACCTTGACTatgaacttttttctttttcttttttttttgggttttgaagTGGCGGGATCGACTAGAAGGTGCACTCCGAGAAAAGAGAGCAGGGGTTCAGGCAGAACCAGTTGTAAGCCAAGATTCCCAGAATAATGGGGACACAGAGTTGAAGGATGTTTCATCGATCTTAGAGGTTCCTGCTTTTTCAGTTTCCCTCTTGATTTATTATCAATGGAAAGCAATGCATCATACCAGCAGATGCTTTTAAGCTCGTAGTCCTCAAAGATTAGTTTGTTTTTTAGTGGAAACTTTGAAGTTCATAGTCCTCAAAATTGCTTAATTTCTTTTAGGATTCAAAGCCTTCAATTAAATCATCTGCTGGGACAAAGAGATCAGGGGTGGAGCACAATGCTGAACTGATAGATGATAATCTCTCTAAGAAGCGCATGCGATCGGTGCCTATTGTCTCCAAGGCACCAAAGCAAGAGCCAAGTGGGAACCAGGAGAGAGTTTCAGCTGGGGGTTCCACAACAACCAGATCTGATGGAGATAATGTTAATTTGCAACCACTTGTTGCAATGTTTGGTACATTAGTTGCCCAGGGTGAAAAGGCTGCAGCGTCTTTAGATATTTTAATCTCTAGCATATCAGCTGACTTGCTAGCTGATGTTGTGCTGGCTAATATGAGAAATCTACCTTCAAATCAGCCAAAagttgttgatgatgaagagCCACCTCTGAAGCCAGAGATCGAATCTGATTTTAGACGATTATCATTACTGTTGACAGACACTATTTCCCAGTCCAGTATGTTAGCAGAAAAAGATGAGAGAGCTGATCAAAGTTTGGTCTCGATCGAGCCAGAGGTCTACAATGCATTTTCTAATTCCTCAATATATTttccttatcttttccactTTCTAGGGAGCACATAAGTAAAAGCCCTTGTCGGACGTTCTAATTGGTTTATGTAGCTCTCTGCTTAAGCTCTTAATTTTGTTACTCATGGGCTTCTTTTTTAAACATGTTTTCAGCTGCAAAAAATTAAAGGGGGAGAAGAGCACCTCGATCCTGTCACTACTAATGTTACATCTGATGCCCTAAATTGTGCAAGCGAAGAAGCACCAGAATATGTAACTGAGCTTCTTTCTTCTACACAGAGTACCCCTCTACTAATCGAAAATGATGTCTCATCCTTGCAATGTGATGTCGCTGACATTGAGAAAACTGAGGATTCCATACCTGGTCTAGATTCTGTAGCTCTCAAAGATGAAGCATCAGAGCTTGTATCTGTTTCAGCTGGTCCAACTGAAGTTGAAGATGGTACTCAAGATCAAGGGTCTAGTGTAGTTAGGTCATCTTTGGAAGTAGTTCCATCAAATTCAACTGATAGGTCGGAGGAGCTTAGTCCAAAAGCAGCTGTAACAGATGTAACCAGCATGAACTCATCAACAGCTACTTCTATTGGGCTTTCTCCGCAGTTGCTTCTACCCAAAATATCTGCTCCAGTCATCAACCTCTCTGAAGAAGAGAAGGACAATTTACAGAAGTCAGCTTTCACTCGTGTCATTGATGCTTACAAGCAAATCGCAATTGCTGGAGGTTCTCAAGTCCGGTTTTCTCTTCTTGCCTATTTAGGTGTTGAGGTATTTGCTCAGGGATTATTAccaatgcatatatatatatatatatatatatatattatgaatgCAAAAGACATTTTAACTGTactataattttcttttcttttctaaactGCAGTTTCCTTCGGAGCTAAACCCTTGGAAATTTCTACAAACACATATATTGTCCGATTATATGAATCATGAGGTAATTGACTATCATGTTATTTACTTTTTGATAAGGAATATCCTGTTATTTGCTTTGCATGGTATAGTGttaattagtaaaattaatGAGGGAGTCAATAGAAAGTTGAAAAGCATGGTGAAATGCTCTAGAGATTAATGACTTTATTATAAGTTGGAGTTTCTAGGTGTAATCATGCAAGAGAATGAGATATAATATATGCAGATGTAACATAGATCTAAACTATGACGATTGAGATGAAGGAATATGAGTGTTATACGACAGAAAGACACCTAATATAGCATGTGGATTGTTGTCTCAGTACATGTCTGTCTCTAGGCATAGCATGTTGATTGTTGTCTTCTGCCTAACCTTCTAATTATCTCTCTTTTGTGGATCCTCTTCTGATATTTCATGGCAAAAATATCTCAGCAGCATAAGTAGACAGTAATTGTAGTATTTTTCTTAGTTCAGTTCTGTACCTTTTGATTAAGTCATATTTATACCTTTTAATTGTGTTAGTGTTGACTAATCATTGGATGTCTTTAGGGGCACGAGTTGACATTGCGTGTCCTCTACAGGTTGTATGGACATGCAGAAGAAGACCAGGATTTCTTTTCTTCAACAGCTGCAGCATCCGTATATGAAACATTTCTACTTACAGTGGTATGTATACGTTCCTCCTTCCTGGTGCACTTTTTTTGGAT
It encodes the following:
- the LOC125871717 gene encoding uncharacterized protein LOC125871717, whose amino-acid sequence is MTPNITESINVALMSVRKLPIFDFLEEVRLMFGRWNHDNKHEAVCTFTPLIEKFQNILVENKAMSTRMEVVSSTKYIYNVTDDGRSFVVCLKNKTCSCEKFQYEEISCEHAWVVLKRKSLIVDGYCLDLYKLMTILKIYELSIYPLPDVAEWVIPEYIMYDEVQPPKFKGPPGRSKKKPRAKTIRELLGLKGQHTCSTCEVAGHNRRSCRNRPQEV
- the LOC125871713 gene encoding uncharacterized protein LOC125871713 — protein: MVGMMSPISRERITSLLNAAKFASDVPSKLHSLRRLKDELSGAGGPLLKEFLPTLIDLVSDRFSPVRKLTIQMVGCIGFEHGELLPDIIPVLISALKDDTPAVARQAITCGIGIFRCTLVKVAIQGLFSSQLDGSLESAWALMLKFREEIYTMAFQPASDGRKLLALKFVESVVLLYTPDPSVGSEPPPALDIKGKFEQFNVSWLRGGHPVLDIGDLSFKASQSLGLLLDQLRSPAVKSITNLMIIVVIKCLSEIATKRPAFYGRILPVLLSLSPSSSDGNKMHVSGVYRALKIAFISCLHCTHPGAAPWRDRLEGALREKRAGVQAEPVVSQDSQNNGDTELKDVSSILEDSKPSIKSSAGTKRSGVEHNAELIDDNLSKKRMRSVPIVSKAPKQEPSGNQERVSAGGSTTTRSDGDNVNLQPLVAMFGTLVAQGEKAAASLDILISSISADLLADVVLANMRNLPSNQPKVVDDEEPPLKPEIESDFRRLSLLLTDTISQSSMLAEKDERADQSLVSIEPELQKIKGGEEHLDPVTTNVTSDALNCASEEAPEYVTELLSSTQSTPLLIENDVSSLQCDVADIEKTEDSIPGLDSVALKDEASELVSVSAGPTEVEDGTQDQGSSVVRSSLEVVPSNSTDRSEELSPKAAVTDVTSMNSSTATSIGLSPQLLLPKISAPVINLSEEEKDNLQKSAFTRVIDAYKQIAIAGGSQVRFSLLAYLGVEFPSELNPWKFLQTHILSDYMNHEGHELTLRVLYRLYGHAEEDQDFFSSTAAASVYETFLLTVAETLRDSFPASDKSLSRLLGEAPHLPNSTLKLLESFCCPGSCEKDEKELHSGDRVTQGLSTVWNLIMLRPLMRDACLKIALQSAVHHLEEVRMKAIRLVANKLYPLTSISQQIELFANEMLMSVSTVDHKADSNGDGSDPALQKDSGSEKSSEEGPSFSISNPLQSSTSGSKSPFSIAEGQRRISLYFALCTKKHSLFGQIFVVYSGASEAVQQAIHQQIHMLVRTIGSSSELLEIISDPHSGSEKLLIQVLQTLTEGIVPSLQLITTIRKLYETKVKDVELLIMILPFLSKDEVLLLFPHVVNAPLDKFQCALLRILQGSTHSGPVLTPTEALIAIHRIDPEREGIPLKKVTDACNACFEQREIFTQQVLAKVLNQLVEQIPLPLLFMRTVLQAIGAFPSLVDFIMEILSRLVSKQIWKYPKLWVGFVKCALLTRPQSFGVLLQLPPAQLENALGRTPALRAPLVAHASQAHIKSSLPRSVLTVLGIESDAQVSSQAPPNQSQTGDIDNSDKEAGTEKSRDSSVVS